The Gadus morhua chromosome 10, gadMor3.0, whole genome shotgun sequence genome segment CTAGTATATTATTTAACCCTTCATTAAGGACATACTTCTTCACTACCATTAACTGCCGTCACCTTTCCCATGATTGTTTGCCGTCTCACTTTAAAGTCGTCCTGCGTCTGCCCAGTACCAAAATGTTAATGAAAGATGTTCTTGAGTGCATGTCACGTGTTGATTCAAAGATTAAAATCCAAGCTGACCGCATTCCAGTCATGTAATCAGATTCTAATTCCTAACAGCCATCTCTTCATAGCCGTGTCAGTTTCCTCAGAAAAAGTCAAGGAAAGGTTAACCTAACGAAGAATTGCACAACAAGGTGGCTGAGTCAGACATTTTTTATTGTCAAACACAACCATATCCAGAGTATTTGTACAAAAAGACTGTTGATCCAGTGAACACTGCCTCCTCCCCGGAGCCCGGCCCAGCAGAGGGTCCTGAAGGATGGTAGATGGGGACGGCGGGGTGGGTGGGCAGTGGAAGGTTTACAGGCCAAGCTTTGTCCTCCTCCAGTGTCTCCTCTTGGAATTGTACCTGTGGAACGCATAGGAGGCGGATTAGTGATAAAAAATTAGATTACAACTTTTAGCATATTGTGATGTCCCGAAATTACCCGTTTCCGAGGCATAGGAATAACTGTACAAAGTCTAGTAATTAAATGTGAGATGGTCCTTATAGAGACAGTGATTCATTAGTATACTGTACATGGGACAACTAAGCGGTTGATGGGCTAGTTTACGCTAAAGTTACATATTTAGGACTTGAAATAAGAACCTTTAGGCCACACAAAATGGCACAGTGGAGTATGGCAAAGAAAGATGggtgcattctgatgtacattTCCTGTGTGACCATCTGATACAACAATTAGGCCAGAAGTTTCCCCATTACTGTCATTAGCTTACATCTGCAGTGCACTTTAGTTTTAGTTCATTACAAGATCTGGCTTAATGGGATCAATCGATTCCACCTGGAACACTTCTGTCTACGTTTATCATTATCGTCTATAAACAAAATGACACTCATCTGCTCATTGACAATTCAAAGATTGCAAGTTTCAAAGGTGACTTGGATATAACTTTGTTGCATCTACGTCTAATCTTGCATCCATTACACTAGCTTAAAATTTGAGGTGACAAGTGTCACATTTGTCTAGTCACGGCAGAACTACCCCCAATGGACTCATGCACAGCATTCGTCACTTTACTAGTCGACCAGGGTCACATTATCTACCATGTCCCCACTACAGACCTACATCAGCCACAGTGAGCAGGAAGAGTAGTTCAATAGCAGGACGATGCTCTCAGCAGGGTTAATGACAATACCTCACTAGTCTGAAGTACTGCAATTGCAGACCTGCTTTACACATGAAATGGAAGACACCTTCGTCCAGAAACGTATGATCTTCCAAGATTTCCTTTCATAAATAAAGTGCACCAGTAGAGGTCGAGTGACAAACGTCTTATACGGCACGTTTGAGCAAGCAGGCCAAACATCTGGTTTAAAGCGGTCATTGTATACGTGCTAAAACCATACCTGATCTTATTCCCAGTCTTCATTCGGATCCACTGAGGGATCGGCCTgttctgcttctgcttcttAGCAAGGAAGCGCTTGATCTTGAACGTCTTGTGGGACGACTGTAGACAAAGATGATGGTGAAGTATTAGATCACAATAAATCACTGAGGGGGTGCGCAGTTAATCTGCACTGGCTGAACGACTGAATGGGCCTTCACAATGAGGAGCTGTGTACAGCGCTACAATAATGATGACACGTCCCTGCCAACACTACAGCGACCCACAAACAAGATAATAAACTGGCAAATACAAATGTAAATGAAAGTTAATAGATTTTCTACGGAGAGGTTCAGTAGGTCTAGCTGCATAGAACCAGACCGCTAACATGCATAGAGATGGGTACAGCAAACCGTAACATAAATTCTTTAAAATGTAAAGTATTTTTtcacacaatatacacatatTTAAGGTATATAAAGATTTATTAAATGATTTAGAAAGATTGATTCCGATTTTAAATAGCCAACGCGGTAGATGTTTTAGGATTTGTATTTACCATTTTGTCCACAGTGCTGTCCCCACTATGGCCGCGATCGAAGAGATGGAAGGAAGGGAAGCGGCAGTGATGTAGGGTttctcaaccaatcaggacGGGCCAACTAGTCTagttttctctacacagcgaCACTAGTGGAATATTGCGGTAAGgacataaacaaaaacaaaaaacctaATTAATGATTAATTATGTCATTCACACCAGGCCCATGCAAAATTAGGATTGATACATATGTATTGATTATTTCATTTTGTAAAATAGTTATGAATGCTCAAAAGTGGAAAAAGGCGTTTTTTACATAACCTACCTCACACTCATTTTAAGGTAGAATGTGTTCTTTCGTCTTGGTCATTTACTTAGCCTCTGTCTGACATCGATTTATTAGAGTGAAAATTCATTCTCGTTGACTGTTatgcagtggaggcttctccattgaggagagggaggaagatcctccctaaaattgttgagaataaaaaatgtagattgccccgactattgtaatgaattaatgcccttaaatatgactactttattgcctttgaatatataatgttcgtttccctaggtaaagggacattagcaccccctatcgcctattgacaattacttcagggaggaacgtcctcccttcgccgccgtccactcccattcattttctcgaaagtactggcggccggtggataacatgggtttcaatgggagagaggaggaaaatcctcctctgagtgggtgggaccttaaggggtctgattcgcgcaaaaatctatccgtctgcgctatgaaccaataagcaggatccctggatgttgagcagtgttgccagattggtccgatttcccacccaattgggctacttttaaccatgttaggctggaaaaattatcattgggcggga includes the following:
- the rpl39 gene encoding large ribosomal subunit protein eL39 — its product is MSSHKTFKIKRFLAKKQKQNRPIPQWIRMKTGNKIRYNSKRRHWRRTKLGL